A stretch of the Rosa rugosa chromosome 5, drRosRugo1.1, whole genome shotgun sequence genome encodes the following:
- the LOC133710212 gene encoding auxin-responsive protein IAA14-like: MEAVSRKMTLNFKETELCLGLPGGAAVTEPEICTPKATGKRGFSETVDLKLNLHAKEDLINENVKNVSSKEKNLPCVKDPAKPPAKAQVVGWPPVRSYRKNVMAQKSTGEESSTTTEKAAFVKVCMDGAPYLRKVDLKMYKSYKELSDALSKMFSSFTMGYYGAQGMIDFMNESKLMDLLNSTEYVPTYEDKDGDWMLVGDVPWEMFVDSCKRLRIMKGSEAIGLAPKAMEKCKNRS, from the exons ATGGAAGCTGTTAGCCGGAAGATGACTTTGAACTTCAAAGAGACCGAGCTGTGCCTTGGGTTGCCCGGCGGGGCTGCTGTGACCGAGCCGGAGATCTGTACTCCTAAGGCTACCGGAAAGAGAGGTTTCTCCGAGACCGTTGATCTCAAACTCAACCTACACGCCAAGGAAGATCTGATAAATGAGAATGTCAAAAATGTTTCTTCCAAGGAGAAAAACCTTCCTTGCGTTAAAGATCCAGCAAAACCACCAGCCAA GGCACAAGTTGTCGGTTGGCCACCAGTGCGCTCCTACAGAAAGAACGTTATGGCGCAGAAGAGCACCGGCGAGGAGAGCAGTACTACTACTGAGAAGGCTGCATTCGTGAAGGTTTGCATGGATGGTGCACCCTATCTTCGTAAGGTGGATCTGAAGATGTACAAGAGCTACAAGGAGCTATCTGATGCCTTGTCCAAGATGTTCAGCTCCTTCACCATGG GTTACTATGGGGCCCAAGGAATGATAGACTTCATGAATGAAAGCAAGTTGATGGATCTTCTGAACAGTACTGAGTATGTGCCGACCTATGAAGATAAGGATGGAGACTGGATGCTTGTGGGTGACGTTCCATGGGA GATGTTTGTTGATTCATGCAAGCGCCTGCGAATAATGAAAGGATCAGAGGCAATTGGACTTG CTCCAAAAGCGATGGAGAAATGCAAGAACAGAAGCTGA